Proteins encoded together in one Hymenobacter monticola window:
- a CDS encoding TAT-variant-translocated molybdopterin oxidoreductase — protein sequence MKYWKGIEELDNTPEFMQSAFAEFMPVKESHESKDATSAPRRDFLKLMGFGVAAATLASCETPVRKAIPYLNKPEEIDPTIANYYASTYFTGADYNSVLVKSREGRPIKLEGNPESPITRGGLSARAQAAVLSLYDGGRLQHFAIKGQKAEVSQVDQEIRTKLASTTGRIAIVSPTIISPSTKKAIAEFASRYPNTTHVMYDAQSASALLQANGGVVPGYDFSQATVIVSLGADFLGTWISPVEYAKQYVVNRKVNSSKRTMSRHFQFETNMSLTGTNADVRVPVKPSEMGATALALYNAVVNGAGADPKTKLGMAAAELKAAGRTGLVVSGSNDPAVQTLVTAINQSLGNAGTTIGTAASNVRQGDDARMAALVNDMNSGSVGAVIFYNANPVFNHPLGDKVKAGIAKVPLTISLNDRLDETGSLCQYAAPDNHWLESWNDFEPKAGYLSLAQPVITPLFTTRQAQESLLKWAGNNTSYYKYLRANWRGITPTDAAWDKAVHDGVLMGTALPAATAPITPAMSPAAAAAQISGAPKPNGIELALYEKVGMSTSGCDANNPFLQELPDPVSKATWGNYVAVPRSMAVADANKWEQGDVLKITANGRSIELPVLIQPGQANGTVSIALGYGRTLAGKAGDKVGENAAPLAMTSNGIQYMNVVTLAKTGATSPIAQTQTHQTLMDRRPVVQENTLAKYKENPKEVTEYEKIATPDGLEAPNKVSLWQDYQYNNHHWGMAIDLNSCIGCGSCVIGCQTENNVAVVGKQQVINRREMHWMRIDRYYSSDTHKDSFETKGKLDTYAAMEDPSENPQVIHQPMMCQQCNHAPCETVCPVLATTHSSEGLNQMTYNRCIGTRYCANNCPYKVRRFNWFSYYSNEKFEIVNGHMFTDLGRMVLNPDVTVRARGVMEKCSFCVQRIQLGKLEAKKQKRRPKDGEIVTACAQSCPTEAIVFGDMKDPNSRISQLLSREDGERAFHSLDSINVQPNVTYLTKIRNAESEFFAKENA from the coding sequence ATGAAGTACTGGAAAGGAATTGAGGAACTGGACAACACCCCGGAGTTCATGCAGTCGGCGTTCGCCGAGTTCATGCCGGTGAAGGAGAGCCACGAAAGCAAAGATGCGACGTCGGCCCCCCGTCGTGACTTCCTCAAACTAATGGGTTTTGGGGTGGCTGCTGCCACCTTGGCTTCGTGCGAGACGCCCGTCCGCAAAGCCATTCCTTACCTGAACAAGCCCGAGGAGATTGACCCGACGATTGCCAACTACTACGCTTCCACTTACTTCACCGGGGCTGATTACAACTCCGTACTGGTGAAGTCGCGCGAAGGTCGTCCTATCAAGCTTGAAGGCAACCCCGAGTCGCCCATCACCCGCGGTGGTTTGTCGGCCCGCGCGCAAGCCGCTGTGCTGAGCCTTTACGACGGTGGCCGCCTGCAGCACTTTGCTATCAAAGGCCAGAAGGCCGAGGTGAGCCAGGTAGACCAGGAAATCCGCACGAAGCTGGCCAGCACCACGGGCCGCATCGCCATCGTGTCGCCCACCATTATCAGCCCCAGCACGAAGAAGGCCATCGCCGAGTTCGCCAGCCGCTACCCTAACACCACGCACGTGATGTACGATGCGCAGTCGGCCAGCGCCCTGCTGCAAGCCAACGGTGGCGTGGTTCCCGGCTACGACTTTAGCCAAGCCACGGTGATTGTGAGCCTCGGTGCCGACTTCCTCGGCACCTGGATTTCGCCGGTTGAGTACGCTAAGCAGTACGTGGTAAACCGCAAGGTGAACTCGAGCAAGCGCACGATGTCGCGCCACTTCCAGTTCGAAACCAATATGTCGCTCACTGGCACCAACGCCGATGTGCGCGTTCCGGTGAAGCCCTCGGAAATGGGTGCCACCGCGCTGGCCCTGTACAATGCCGTAGTAAACGGTGCTGGCGCCGACCCGAAAACCAAACTAGGCATGGCCGCTGCCGAACTGAAAGCCGCTGGCCGCACCGGCCTCGTGGTATCGGGCTCGAATGACCCGGCCGTACAGACGCTGGTTACCGCCATCAACCAGTCGCTGGGCAACGCTGGTACCACCATCGGTACCGCCGCCAGCAACGTGCGCCAGGGCGACGATGCCCGCATGGCAGCGCTGGTAAATGATATGAACAGCGGCTCAGTGGGCGCCGTCATTTTCTACAACGCCAACCCGGTGTTCAACCACCCGCTGGGCGACAAGGTGAAGGCAGGCATTGCTAAAGTGCCGCTGACCATCTCGCTCAACGACCGTCTGGACGAAACCGGCAGCCTCTGCCAATACGCTGCTCCCGACAACCACTGGCTGGAGTCGTGGAACGACTTCGAGCCCAAAGCCGGCTACCTCAGTCTCGCTCAGCCCGTAATTACGCCACTTTTCACCACGCGTCAAGCGCAGGAAAGCTTGCTGAAATGGGCTGGCAACAATACTTCTTACTACAAATACCTGCGTGCTAACTGGCGCGGCATCACCCCAACTGATGCTGCCTGGGATAAGGCAGTGCACGATGGCGTATTGATGGGTACGGCCCTGCCCGCCGCCACGGCCCCCATCACGCCGGCCATGAGCCCGGCCGCTGCTGCCGCTCAAATCAGCGGCGCTCCGAAGCCGAACGGAATTGAGCTTGCGCTCTACGAGAAAGTAGGCATGAGCACTTCCGGCTGTGATGCCAACAACCCCTTCCTTCAAGAATTGCCCGACCCAGTTTCGAAAGCAACCTGGGGCAACTACGTGGCTGTGCCGCGTAGCATGGCTGTGGCTGATGCCAACAAATGGGAGCAAGGCGATGTACTGAAAATAACCGCCAACGGCCGCAGCATCGAACTGCCTGTGCTGATTCAGCCCGGCCAGGCTAATGGCACGGTGAGCATTGCCCTCGGCTACGGCCGCACGTTGGCCGGTAAGGCTGGTGATAAAGTAGGGGAGAACGCCGCTCCGCTGGCCATGACCAGCAACGGTATTCAGTACATGAACGTGGTGACCCTGGCCAAGACCGGCGCTACTTCGCCCATCGCCCAGACGCAGACGCACCAGACGTTGATGGACCGCCGCCCGGTGGTGCAGGAAAACACGCTGGCTAAGTACAAAGAGAACCCCAAGGAAGTAACCGAGTACGAAAAGATTGCTACGCCTGATGGGCTGGAAGCTCCAAACAAGGTTTCCTTGTGGCAGGACTACCAGTACAACAACCACCACTGGGGGATGGCCATCGACCTCAACTCGTGCATCGGCTGCGGCTCGTGCGTGATTGGTTGCCAGACCGAGAACAATGTGGCCGTAGTAGGCAAGCAGCAGGTAATTAACCGCCGCGAGATGCACTGGATGCGCATTGACCGCTACTACAGCTCCGACACGCACAAGGATTCGTTCGAAACCAAAGGCAAGCTGGATACCTACGCGGCTATGGAAGACCCTTCGGAGAACCCGCAGGTGATTCACCAGCCGATGATGTGCCAGCAGTGCAACCACGCTCCCTGCGAAACGGTGTGCCCGGTACTCGCTACCACGCACAGTTCAGAAGGTCTCAACCAGATGACTTACAACCGTTGCATTGGCACGCGCTACTGCGCCAACAACTGCCCGTATAAAGTGCGTCGTTTCAACTGGTTTTCGTACTACTCAAATGAGAAGTTCGAAATTGTGAACGGCCACATGTTCACCGACCTCGGTCGTATGGTGCTGAACCCAGACGTAACGGTTCGTGCCCGCGGTGTGATGGAGAAATGCTCGTTCTGCGTGCAGCGCATTCAGCTCGGTAAGCTCGAAGCCAAGAAGCAAAAGCGTCGTCCGAAAGACGGCGAGATTGTGACGGCCTGCGCCCAATCCTGCCCCACCGAAGCCATCGTATTTGGTGACATGAAGGACCCCAACAGCCGCATCAGCCAGCTGCTGAGCCGTGA
- a CDS encoding cytochrome c3 family protein, with amino-acid sequence MNSLRLRSLPHLLLALVLTFAGVQQASAQAADVKKEGVAPGATAAATPATATAPAAGGGDAAAVAAGDALFKGNCAQCHAVNEQVVGPALAGITKRRPVSWLIPWIKNSSKVVASGDEYAVALFNKFNKQQMPSFALSDKEITSILAYVTSQEGTATAATGGATAGNAAQADGKADATGAEAGAGKYMDILLIVLVVVLIVLVVTLVIIGNLMKDVLRGRKDLDGRDIEILEQRFDWGKLYRSPVLRGIVGAVFALVLLYEGVQSVMAVGLTQGYQPTQPIAFSHKLHAGEHQINCAYCHTSVYKAKSANIPSANICMNCHSQIKTESPEIKKIYRAIERKQPIQWVRVHNLPDLAYFNHSQHTQVAGLQCQTCHGPIQNMEVVYQYSALTMGWCINCHREMPLNTKDNKYYDNLVKLHDTKNAGAPFTVSSNGGTECSKCHY; translated from the coding sequence ATGAATAGCCTTCGACTACGTTCGTTACCTCATCTGTTGCTGGCCCTCGTGCTCACGTTTGCCGGCGTTCAGCAGGCTTCGGCCCAAGCTGCCGACGTGAAAAAAGAAGGGGTTGCCCCCGGCGCCACCGCTGCTGCTACCCCGGCTACGGCCACGGCCCCCGCTGCAGGCGGTGGTGATGCCGCAGCTGTTGCCGCCGGCGATGCCCTCTTCAAAGGCAACTGCGCTCAGTGCCACGCTGTCAACGAGCAGGTAGTGGGCCCCGCCTTGGCCGGTATCACCAAGCGCCGCCCCGTTTCCTGGCTGATTCCGTGGATTAAGAACTCGAGCAAAGTAGTAGCCAGCGGCGACGAATACGCTGTAGCCCTTTTCAACAAGTTCAACAAGCAGCAGATGCCCTCGTTCGCCCTGTCGGACAAGGAGATTACCTCGATTCTGGCTTATGTGACTTCGCAGGAAGGCACAGCTACCGCTGCTACCGGCGGTGCAACTGCTGGTAACGCTGCTCAAGCCGATGGCAAAGCTGATGCTACTGGTGCCGAAGCAGGTGCTGGCAAGTACATGGACATTCTGCTAATTGTCCTCGTGGTGGTGCTGATTGTGCTGGTGGTGACGCTGGTTATCATTGGCAACCTGATGAAAGACGTGCTACGTGGCCGCAAAGACCTCGACGGCCGCGACATCGAGATTCTGGAGCAGCGCTTCGACTGGGGCAAGCTGTACCGCTCGCCCGTGCTGCGCGGCATTGTAGGAGCCGTTTTCGCCTTGGTTTTACTTTATGAAGGTGTGCAAAGCGTGATGGCTGTAGGTCTGACCCAGGGCTACCAGCCTACCCAGCCCATTGCTTTCTCGCACAAGCTGCACGCTGGCGAGCACCAGATTAACTGCGCCTACTGCCACACGTCGGTGTACAAGGCCAAGTCGGCCAACATTCCTTCGGCCAACATCTGCATGAACTGCCACTCGCAGATTAAGACGGAGTCGCCCGAAATCAAGAAAATCTACCGCGCCATCGAGCGCAAGCAGCCCATCCAGTGGGTGCGCGTGCACAACCTGCCCGACTTGGCTTACTTCAACCACTCGCAGCACACGCAGGTGGCCGGCCTCCAGTGCCAGACCTGCCACGGCCCCATCCAGAACATGGAAGTGGTGTACCAGTACTCGGCTCTCACCATGGGCTGGTGCATCAACTGCCACCGCGAGATGCCCCTCAACACGAAGGACAACAAGTACTACGACAACCTCGTGAAGCTGCACGACACCAAGAATGCCGGTGCTCCCTTCACTGTGTCGTCGAACGGCGGCACCGAGTGCTCGAAGTGCCACTACTAA
- the rpsF gene encoding 30S ribosomal protein S6 produces MEVRNYETVFIVTPVLNESQVQETVEKFTQVLKENSAAIVSTEAWGLRKLAYPIQKKSTGYYFCVTFTGEGNVVDTLELAFRRDERVIRFLTTVLDKHAVEYNNRRRNGEMNQQKAAKETEAVAQ; encoded by the coding sequence ATGGAAGTTAGAAATTACGAGACGGTCTTCATTGTGACTCCCGTGCTGAACGAGAGCCAAGTGCAAGAAACGGTCGAGAAGTTCACCCAGGTGCTTAAGGAAAATAGCGCCGCCATTGTATCCACCGAAGCCTGGGGCCTGCGCAAGCTGGCGTACCCAATTCAAAAGAAGAGCACCGGCTACTACTTCTGCGTCACCTTCACGGGTGAAGGCAATGTAGTAGATACCCTGGAGCTGGCATTCCGCCGCGACGAGCGGGTTATCCGCTTCCTCACGACCGTGCTCGATAAGCACGCCGTGGAGTACAACAACCGCCGCCGCAACGGCGAAATGAACCAGCAGAAGGCGGCCAAAGAAACCGAAGCCGTAGCCCAATAA
- the rpsR gene encoding 30S ribosomal protein S18, with amino-acid sequence MASPAFNRNNDRSANNKPQDNRKKYCRFKKNGIKYVDYKDPNFLLKFVNEQGRVLPRRLTGTSLKFQRKVTQAIAKARHLALMPYVADALK; translated from the coding sequence ATGGCATCTCCCGCATTCAACCGCAACAACGACCGGTCGGCTAACAATAAGCCCCAGGACAACCGCAAGAAATACTGCCGCTTCAAGAAAAACGGCATTAAATACGTGGACTACAAAGACCCGAACTTCCTGCTGAAGTTTGTGAACGAGCAGGGCCGCGTGCTGCCCCGCCGCCTCACCGGCACCAGCCTGAAATTCCAGCGCAAAGTGACCCAGGCTATCGCCAAAGCCCGTCACCTCGCCCTGATGCCGTACGTAGCCGACGCCCTGAAATAA
- the rplI gene encoding 50S ribosomal protein L9 encodes MEIILKDDVKGLGYKNDIVTVKSGYGRNFLLPQGLAMLADKTNKKITAENVRQAAHKADKIKGDAQAIADQIGETVLEIPAKVGESGKIFGRVTTLQLADALKAKGVDVDRKRLSFDQEPTAAGDYTATANLHKEVKHTVKFRVVAE; translated from the coding sequence ATGGAAATCATCCTCAAAGACGACGTTAAGGGCCTCGGGTACAAGAACGACATCGTGACCGTGAAATCGGGCTACGGTCGTAACTTCCTGCTGCCGCAGGGCCTGGCTATGCTGGCCGACAAAACCAACAAGAAAATCACGGCCGAGAACGTGCGTCAAGCCGCTCACAAAGCCGACAAAATCAAAGGTGACGCCCAAGCCATTGCCGACCAAATCGGTGAAACCGTGCTGGAAATTCCGGCCAAGGTGGGCGAGAGCGGCAAAATCTTTGGCCGCGTGACCACCCTGCAGCTCGCTGACGCTCTGAAAGCAAAGGGCGTGGACGTTGACCGCAAGCGTTTGTCGTTCGACCAGGAGCCTACGGCTGCTGGCGACTACACCGCTACCGCCAACCTGCACAAGGAAGTGAAGCACACGGTGAAATTCCGCGTGGTGGCTGAGTAG
- a CDS encoding GSCFA domain-containing protein: MFRTELSIAPATDQLARTARVLTMGSCFADSIGSRLLTNKVEALVNPFGTVFQPLAMAQLLRAAAGEDVDWQQHLVEARGRWQSYDMHGSIGAESPVELLQHIQELVRRTGEFVRSADVVLLTLGTAWAYRLRETGELVNNCHKQPADLFVRELLTPDEIINALAETHAYVRRINPKVRFVLTVSPVRHLKDTLPLNAVSKSVLRVATHIVSDLLPGVAYFPAYELLVDDLRDYRFYAADMLHPSEVAEDYIWEKFARTYFDAEFGRFRKEWASVRQSLGHRPLHEGAPEHRQFLESTLQKLEQLSLRRVEVSDELQTVRTRLAALPEPRQPEPEEEMDDDEERIDIGEGSKVSVVRRSDGDAAAVATAADAALADAAQPVDPENRPRLSPEEFRAQRAQRQGRPERGRRDGRGRNRQGQPAENEQFQAAEFAAEPADALAIMPEARAEAMAALEVDLTELATGPVAVDAIPAADVVDSPEPLKKKKRRSRGGAKRTARKHALRLAAEAENQVLSGAAPVENSAEPDSPAAAAADAAQADTAKEGKKSSVIVKSVPVKRGGRVPRVPSFAAPQEASAETSASVDAELLLPLSALPPVEAPEVVSEAAPTPLEPAVPTRRNNRNRKKNAPQGAGVVSVPLTETADVAAAEVSAPAAVIGTAEQLLGTEGTASASEANVPALAEESASTEATDAPSSNVSPTSARRAPRRAKARAVSGARTEKPAVDTPVVPVPDESRVRTQVAAGRMTGSSASLVTPAPPVEKPATTAKVKPAKAMPKAPAAKKPAASKVKAALLAPLPEVVAATLEMAPAPAELAAPETKPVAKAQKATKAPAKAPAKPKAPKKGADAEKPAVKPKAAKKPNKSAE, translated from the coding sequence ATGTTTAGAACTGAACTTTCTATTGCCCCGGCCACTGACCAGCTTGCGCGCACGGCGCGGGTTCTGACTATGGGCTCCTGCTTTGCCGACAGCATCGGCTCACGCCTGCTGACCAACAAGGTGGAGGCGCTGGTGAATCCGTTTGGCACCGTGTTTCAGCCCTTGGCAATGGCGCAGCTGTTGCGGGCCGCCGCGGGCGAAGACGTGGACTGGCAACAGCACCTGGTGGAAGCCCGCGGCCGCTGGCAGAGCTACGACATGCATGGCAGCATCGGGGCCGAGTCTCCGGTAGAACTGCTGCAGCACATACAGGAACTGGTGCGGCGTACCGGCGAGTTTGTGCGCAGTGCCGATGTGGTGCTGCTGACGCTGGGCACGGCCTGGGCCTACCGCTTGCGTGAAACCGGCGAGCTGGTGAACAATTGTCATAAGCAGCCCGCCGACCTGTTCGTGCGGGAGCTATTGACGCCAGATGAAATCATCAACGCGCTGGCCGAGACGCACGCCTATGTGCGCCGCATCAATCCAAAAGTGCGCTTTGTGCTGACGGTGAGCCCGGTGCGGCATTTAAAAGACACGCTTCCACTGAATGCGGTGAGCAAGTCGGTACTGCGGGTAGCCACGCACATTGTGAGCGACTTGCTGCCGGGCGTGGCTTATTTTCCGGCGTATGAGCTGCTGGTGGATGATTTGCGCGACTACCGCTTTTACGCGGCCGACATGCTGCATCCATCAGAAGTGGCTGAGGATTATATCTGGGAGAAATTTGCGCGCACGTATTTCGACGCCGAATTTGGCCGGTTCCGTAAGGAATGGGCTTCGGTGCGGCAGTCGCTGGGGCACCGGCCGTTGCACGAGGGCGCGCCCGAGCACCGGCAGTTTCTGGAAAGCACACTGCAAAAGCTGGAGCAACTGAGCCTGCGCCGCGTGGAGGTGAGCGACGAGTTGCAGACTGTGCGCACGCGGCTGGCAGCTTTGCCGGAGCCGCGTCAGCCAGAGCCGGAGGAGGAAATGGACGATGACGAAGAGCGGATTGATATCGGTGAGGGCTCGAAAGTTTCGGTAGTGAGGCGCAGCGACGGCGACGCAGCGGCCGTGGCCACAGCGGCCGATGCTGCATTGGCTGACGCGGCTCAGCCGGTCGACCCGGAAAACCGTCCGCGCTTGTCGCCGGAAGAGTTTCGAGCGCAACGGGCGCAGCGCCAGGGACGCCCGGAACGGGGACGGCGCGATGGCCGCGGCCGAAACCGGCAGGGGCAGCCTGCGGAAAATGAGCAGTTTCAAGCAGCCGAATTTGCCGCTGAGCCTGCTGATGCGCTGGCCATCATGCCAGAGGCCCGGGCAGAAGCTATGGCCGCCCTCGAGGTAGACCTGACGGAGCTTGCCACCGGCCCTGTGGCTGTGGATGCAATACCTGCGGCGGATGTTGTGGACAGCCCGGAGCCGTTAAAGAAAAAGAAACGGCGCTCCCGGGGCGGAGCCAAGCGCACGGCCCGCAAGCACGCGCTTCGCTTGGCGGCAGAGGCCGAAAATCAGGTGCTGAGCGGAGCCGCACCGGTTGAAAATTCTGCCGAGCCCGACAGCCCGGCCGCCGCCGCTGCTGACGCTGCCCAAGCGGACACGGCAAAAGAGGGGAAGAAGTCCAGCGTCATCGTTAAATCAGTGCCGGTGAAGCGCGGGGGCCGCGTGCCTCGGGTGCCATCGTTTGCGGCGCCACAGGAGGCCAGCGCCGAAACTTCGGCGTCGGTTGATGCAGAGCTGCTACTGCCGCTCTCTGCTTTGCCACCGGTGGAAGCGCCGGAAGTAGTGAGCGAGGCCGCCCCTACCCCATTGGAGCCCGCAGTACCGACACGGCGCAATAACCGCAATCGGAAGAAGAATGCGCCCCAAGGGGCTGGGGTTGTTTCGGTGCCATTAACGGAAACGGCCGACGTTGCGGCTGCTGAGGTTTCGGCTCCTGCTGCAGTTATTGGTACTGCCGAACAGCTTTTAGGCACGGAGGGCACGGCATCCGCCTCGGAAGCCAACGTTCCGGCTTTGGCCGAAGAATCGGCTTCGACAGAGGCGACTGATGCACCGAGTTCGAACGTGAGCCCCACGTCTGCCCGCCGTGCGCCACGCCGGGCCAAGGCCCGGGCCGTTAGCGGGGCACGGACGGAAAAGCCGGCCGTAGACACGCCCGTGGTGCCTGTGCCCGATGAATCGCGGGTGCGGACGCAGGTCGCGGCGGGCCGAATGACGGGCTCGTCGGCTTCTTTAGTGACGCCTGCGCCCCCGGTAGAGAAGCCAGCCACCACGGCCAAAGTCAAGCCGGCGAAGGCCATGCCCAAAGCGCCAGCAGCGAAGAAACCAGCGGCCTCAAAAGTCAAAGCAGCCCTCCTGGCCCCGCTGCCGGAGGTAGTGGCCGCAACCCTGGAAATGGCGCCAGCTCCGGCTGAGCTTGCTGCTCCAGAGACTAAGCCGGTGGCGAAAGCCCAGAAGGCGACCAAAGCTCCCGCAAAAGCTCCGGCCAAGCCCAAGGCCCCTAAAAAGGGGGCCGACGCCGAGAAACCGGCCGTCAAACCAAAAGCAGCCAAAAAGCCAAATAAATCCGCTGAATAG
- a CDS encoding thioredoxin domain-containing protein — translation MAHASPFTNRLAQETSPYLQQHAHNPVDWYPWGPEALNRAKVEQKPILVSIGYAACHWCHVMERESFENDAVAEVMNRHFVCIKVDREERPDVDQVYMDALHAMGLQGGWPLNVFLTSEAKPFYGGTYFPKGNWLKLLANIGEAYAGEHRAELEQSAERFMEVIGASELQKYGVQNLNAAQEADYSALQAIGVAPKTGPAGVSGDEFKLLVYNLSTQFDRERGGMNRAPKFPMPGIWRFLLRAYAISGSPAVLNQAVLTLREMAWGGIYDQVHGGFARYSVDAEWLAPHFEKMLYDNGQLVSLYSEAFQLTQEELFREVVYDTIEFVRLELTNAEGGFYSSLDADSEGEEGKFYVFTKDELREILGDEEPLFSAYYNCTALGNWEHGRNILHRRQSDADFAAAHQITPGMVPELVAGWKQKIMAVRATRVRPGLDDKVLTSWNALMLQGLTDAYRAFGEPEFLVMAEHNAAFIQKNLRNGAGLFRTCKNGRASISGFLEDYALVIQAYISLYEVSFTESWLREAEALTEYVLANFFDPTETQFFYTNRQAEALIARKKELMDNVIPGSNSVMAHNLRRLGRHLENLRYTDLAANMLAQVRHVVVKQGQHLANWASLYAALLRPGAEIAIIGPEAEDFREELSRQFLFDVILAGTETQSELPLLKLLKTPDRGRTAIHICRNQACLAPVYSVAEAQKLLADF, via the coding sequence ATGGCCCACGCTTCGCCCTTCACCAACCGCCTTGCCCAGGAAACCAGCCCCTATCTGCAACAGCACGCCCACAACCCCGTGGACTGGTATCCCTGGGGCCCGGAGGCGCTGAATCGGGCCAAAGTTGAGCAAAAGCCCATCCTAGTGAGCATCGGCTACGCGGCCTGCCATTGGTGCCACGTGATGGAGCGCGAATCCTTTGAAAATGATGCGGTGGCGGAAGTGATGAACCGGCATTTTGTGTGCATTAAGGTAGACCGCGAGGAGCGTCCTGACGTGGACCAGGTGTACATGGACGCCTTGCACGCCATGGGCCTGCAGGGCGGCTGGCCGTTGAACGTTTTTTTGACCTCGGAAGCCAAGCCATTTTACGGGGGCACGTATTTTCCGAAGGGCAACTGGCTGAAGCTGCTGGCCAACATCGGCGAGGCCTACGCCGGAGAACACCGTGCCGAACTGGAGCAGTCGGCCGAGCGGTTTATGGAAGTCATTGGCGCCAGCGAATTGCAGAAATACGGCGTCCAAAACCTGAACGCGGCGCAGGAAGCCGACTATTCGGCGTTGCAAGCCATTGGCGTGGCACCGAAAACCGGCCCGGCGGGCGTGTCGGGCGATGAATTTAAGCTGCTGGTGTATAACCTGAGCACGCAGTTTGACCGGGAGCGCGGCGGGATGAACCGAGCGCCGAAGTTTCCAATGCCCGGCATCTGGCGGTTTTTGCTGCGGGCCTACGCCATCAGTGGCAGCCCGGCGGTGTTGAACCAAGCGGTGCTGACGCTGCGCGAAATGGCCTGGGGCGGCATTTATGACCAAGTGCACGGCGGATTTGCCCGCTACTCGGTTGATGCAGAGTGGTTGGCGCCGCACTTTGAAAAGATGCTGTACGACAATGGGCAGTTGGTGAGCCTGTACAGCGAAGCCTTTCAACTCACGCAGGAAGAGCTGTTTCGGGAAGTGGTTTACGACACCATCGAGTTTGTCCGGCTGGAATTGACCAACGCCGAGGGTGGTTTTTACTCCTCGCTCGATGCCGATAGCGAGGGCGAGGAAGGTAAGTTTTACGTCTTCACTAAAGACGAGCTACGCGAGATACTGGGCGACGAGGAGCCGCTGTTTTCGGCTTACTACAACTGCACGGCGCTGGGCAACTGGGAGCACGGGCGCAACATCCTGCACCGCCGCCAGAGCGACGCCGACTTTGCCGCAGCGCACCAAATCACGCCGGGCATGGTGCCCGAGCTGGTGGCTGGCTGGAAGCAAAAAATTATGGCCGTGCGCGCCACGCGCGTGCGCCCCGGCCTCGACGACAAGGTGCTGACCAGCTGGAACGCCCTCATGCTGCAAGGGCTGACTGACGCTTACCGGGCCTTTGGCGAGCCCGAATTCCTGGTGATGGCCGAGCACAACGCGGCGTTTATTCAGAAGAATCTGCGCAACGGCGCGGGCCTGTTTCGCACTTGCAAAAACGGTCGGGCCAGCATCAGCGGCTTTCTGGAAGATTATGCGCTGGTCATTCAGGCCTACATCAGCCTCTACGAAGTCTCTTTCACGGAAAGTTGGCTGCGGGAGGCCGAGGCCCTGACCGAATACGTGCTGGCCAACTTCTTCGACCCCACCGAAACGCAATTCTTCTACACCAACCGCCAGGCCGAAGCCCTTATTGCCCGCAAGAAGGAATTGATGGATAACGTCATTCCCGGCTCCAACTCAGTGATGGCGCACAACCTGCGCCGCTTGGGCCGCCACCTCGAAAACCTACGCTACACCGACCTGGCAGCCAACATGCTGGCTCAGGTGCGGCATGTGGTGGTGAAACAAGGCCAGCATCTGGCCAACTGGGCCTCGCTCTACGCGGCGCTACTGCGGCCCGGCGCCGAAATTGCCATCATCGGCCCCGAAGCCGAAGACTTCCGCGAAGAGCTGAGTCGGCAATTTTTATTTGATGTGATACTGGCCGGCACCGAAACCCAGTCAGAACTTCCATTGCTCAAGCTGCTGAAAACTCCTGATAGAGGTCGCACAGCCATTCACATCTGCCGCAACCAAGCCTGCCTGGCGCCGGTGTACAGTGTGGCGGAAGCCCAAAAGCTGCTCGCTGATTTTTAG